One window from the genome of Mucilaginibacter ginsenosidivorans encodes:
- a CDS encoding adenylosuccinate synthetase, whose translation MAQRKVILLLSGEIASGKSTLSKRLEEKFGFKVLKTREVLRELATKKLAGKIPNRDFLQKYGEELDKTDDGKWVLEAFKGAFSAVTTEGNLYLVDSVRISKQIEHFRAAYSYSVYHIHLLASPKSLESRFLHRDEFSSVNESEVKQLYYQAKSDYTESRVSLLKEDADLAIDTDLCTKDDVLIRVASFFKLLAPTNNQLVDVIVGGQFGSEGKGQIAAHIAPEYDCLIRVGGPNAGHTVFEEPEKHVFHLLPSGSYRNQNARIILGPGTIINVDKLLEEIVKYKIEDEFSRRVTIDENATVIRTSDITKEQKIKKTIGSTGQGVGFATANNILARLKADDQHKAKHHPKLRAYVGDTLEILEQMYQSNRRILLEGTQGTGLSLYHGLYPHVTSRDTTVSGCLSEAGISPKRVKNIVMVTRTYPIRVGGTSGPFNSIEIDFDIIAKRAGLNGGELKAKEKTTTTHIDRRVAEFSWTMFRKACELNSPTDIALTFADYFSVKNRSARGYDKLTTETRQFIEELERCSGVKVSLIGIGFDYRAVIDRRNW comes from the coding sequence ATGGCGCAAAGAAAAGTAATCCTGCTTTTAAGTGGAGAAATTGCCTCTGGAAAATCCACGCTGTCAAAGCGATTAGAAGAAAAATTTGGCTTTAAAGTTTTGAAGACGCGCGAGGTTCTGAGAGAGCTCGCCACAAAAAAACTGGCCGGAAAAATACCTAATAGAGATTTTTTGCAGAAATATGGGGAAGAGTTGGATAAAACAGACGATGGGAAATGGGTGTTAGAAGCCTTTAAAGGGGCCTTTTCTGCGGTAACAACTGAAGGTAATTTGTACCTGGTCGACTCCGTAAGAATTTCTAAACAAATTGAGCACTTCAGAGCAGCATATAGCTACTCCGTTTACCATATTCACCTTCTTGCATCCCCAAAAAGTCTGGAAAGTAGGTTTTTACATCGCGACGAATTTAGCAGCGTAAACGAAAGTGAGGTTAAGCAATTATATTACCAGGCAAAAAGTGATTATACAGAATCTAGGGTTTCTCTGTTAAAGGAAGACGCCGACCTTGCAATTGACACTGATCTTTGCACCAAAGACGATGTGCTAATTCGAGTAGCGAGCTTTTTCAAATTACTAGCACCCACAAATAATCAGCTAGTAGATGTAATCGTTGGCGGGCAATTTGGATCCGAAGGGAAAGGGCAAATAGCGGCACATATTGCACCAGAGTACGATTGTTTGATTCGGGTTGGTGGTCCCAATGCCGGTCACACGGTCTTCGAAGAACCAGAAAAGCATGTATTCCACTTACTTCCCTCCGGTTCTTACAGAAATCAAAATGCAAGGATAATTTTAGGCCCAGGAACTATCATCAATGTCGACAAGCTGCTTGAAGAAATCGTTAAATATAAAATTGAGGATGAGTTTTCCCGTAGAGTTACCATCGATGAGAATGCCACAGTTATTCGCACAAGCGACATCACAAAAGAGCAAAAGATTAAAAAGACGATAGGCTCCACTGGACAGGGGGTTGGTTTTGCAACTGCCAATAACATTCTCGCAAGATTGAAAGCGGACGATCAACATAAAGCGAAGCACCATCCAAAGCTGAGAGCTTATGTTGGGGATACATTAGAAATATTGGAGCAAATGTACCAAAGTAACAGGAGAATATTGCTCGAGGGAACTCAAGGAACGGGCTTAAGCCTCTATCATGGTCTTTATCCTCATGTTACCTCTCGAGATACAACTGTTTCTGGCTGTTTATCCGAAGCCGGTATTTCTCCTAAACGGGTGAAAAACATCGTCATGGTAACCAGGACTTATCCTATTCGGGTAGGTGGGACATCCGGACCGTTTAATAGTATTGAAATTGATTTCGACATTATAGCAAAGCGCGCTGGATTAAATGGGGGTGAGTTAAAAGCAAAGGAAAAAACTACTACCACACACATAGATAGAAGAGTTGCCGAGTTCAGTTGGACAATGTTTCGAAAAGCATGCGAGTTGAATTCTCCAACTGATATCGCATTAACTTTCGCTGACTACTTTTCTGTAAAAAATAGATCCGCTCGCGGCTATGACAAATTAACAACTGAGACGCGGCAATTCATCGAGGAGCTTGAAAGGTGTTCAGGTGTAAAAGTCTCATTAATAGGAATTGGGTTTGATTATAGAGCGGTCATTGACCGACGAAACTGGTAA
- a CDS encoding ImmA/IrrE family metallo-endopeptidase, producing the protein MKAWRHKSVIRLIEESNNNDPIDEIRNRARNLVLTALEKGWSGPPFNATQLSAYLGIDILPNDSVLDARLLSNTGKKTVIEYNPFQKPTRINFSVAHEIAHTFFSDFKDEMRNREEEPTENKELEQLCNIGASEIQLPYAIFSNDANSIEEITIENLIALATKYKASLESVFIRFVEVINQPCATMICTFKGNKIVIDYSKGSRSFDEIIPKNFVIPKDSKAYECSVPGWSARETVHWDFLNKKYDVYCIGISPLRRDNQPRVGILMTHKLHSTALQDKKIKIEFGDATKPRGNGIKVIAQVVNTSGGLGLGFGKSLSKNFPDVKSSLQQWHEDKKRFQLGSSQLVKISEDLYVFQMLAQKGLFEKNGEIPLKYSYLRTCLISLQNACEKLHASVHMPMIGAGQAKGDWNVIQGIIFDELVNKDIDVNIYVFPGKVPAIKNKSSLTLFDEQSTWRKEK; encoded by the coding sequence ATGAAGGCTTGGCGACATAAATCAGTGATACGGTTAATTGAAGAGTCCAATAATAACGATCCTATAGATGAAATTCGAAACAGGGCGAGGAATTTGGTACTAACGGCGCTTGAAAAAGGATGGTCCGGTCCTCCATTCAATGCAACACAATTGTCAGCATATTTGGGAATCGATATCCTTCCTAATGATAGCGTGTTAGATGCCAGGCTACTTTCAAACACTGGAAAGAAAACAGTTATAGAATATAACCCATTTCAAAAACCGACCAGGATAAATTTTTCAGTCGCTCACGAGATCGCACATACATTTTTTTCTGATTTCAAAGATGAGATGAGAAATCGCGAGGAAGAACCAACAGAAAATAAAGAATTGGAGCAATTATGTAATATAGGGGCATCGGAAATTCAACTTCCGTACGCCATTTTTTCTAATGATGCAAACAGTATCGAAGAAATTACGATTGAAAACCTTATCGCACTCGCAACCAAATATAAAGCTTCATTAGAGTCAGTATTTATACGGTTTGTCGAAGTCATCAATCAGCCTTGCGCAACCATGATTTGTACTTTTAAGGGTAATAAGATTGTTATTGACTATAGTAAAGGCTCTCGCTCATTTGATGAAATAATACCGAAAAACTTCGTAATACCGAAAGACTCTAAAGCATATGAGTGCTCAGTTCCGGGCTGGTCGGCCAGAGAGACTGTTCACTGGGATTTTTTGAATAAGAAGTATGACGTTTACTGTATCGGGATATCACCCCTGCGCAGAGATAACCAACCGCGAGTTGGAATATTGATGACACATAAACTACACAGTACTGCGCTACAAGATAAAAAAATAAAGATCGAGTTTGGTGACGCGACGAAGCCCCGCGGTAATGGAATTAAAGTCATAGCTCAAGTAGTGAACACGAGCGGTGGCCTGGGACTAGGCTTCGGCAAATCGCTTTCTAAAAATTTCCCCGATGTCAAATCATCGCTTCAGCAATGGCATGAAGATAAAAAGCGCTTTCAATTAGGCTCTTCTCAACTGGTTAAGATTTCGGAGGATTTGTATGTATTTCAAATGCTAGCTCAAAAAGGTTTATTTGAGAAAAATGGAGAAATACCATTAAAGTATTCCTATTTAAGAACATGTTTGATCAGCTTGCAAAATGCATGTGAAAAGTTACATGCCAGTGTTCACATGCCGATGATTGGCGCCGGTCAGGCAAAGGGTGATTGGAACGTGATCCAAGGGATAATTTTCGATGAATTGGTGAATAAAGATATTGATGTAAATATTTACGTTTTTCCAGGAAAGGTTCCTGCTATAAAAAACAAATCAAGCCTAACCTTATTTGACGAACAATCTACATGGCGCAAAGAAAAGTAA
- a CDS encoding ArdC family protein, producing MNNQTPSIDVYQIITNRIIEQLAQQVIPWRKPWTEAGHPQNLISKRPYTGINTWLLASMGYPQNYFLTWKQIHELGASVKKGEKGHIVIFWKYLEEQQHEGQGEPRTKALLRYYYVFNIAQCDNLPEVLTIPFDQYDIGRIGACDEIIERMPNCPSIKHVKQKAYYDPGKDVINMPKQGSFSTPESYYCTLFHELIHSTGHQSRLNRKGITEEANYASIPYSMEELIAEIGACYLNSVAGIIDKEFDNSVAYIKGWIEALRNDKRLIIFASGQAQRGVDYILNASSKQKKESVNDEVLRKK from the coding sequence ATGAATAATCAAACGCCATCTATTGATGTCTATCAGATCATCACAAACCGAATCATTGAACAATTAGCCCAGCAAGTTATTCCCTGGAGGAAGCCCTGGACCGAAGCTGGCCATCCGCAAAACCTCATTTCTAAACGCCCCTACACCGGGATCAATACTTGGTTATTGGCTTCAATGGGCTATCCACAAAACTATTTCCTGACCTGGAAGCAAATTCATGAATTAGGAGCAAGTGTCAAAAAGGGAGAAAAGGGTCACATAGTTATCTTCTGGAAGTATTTAGAGGAGCAACAGCATGAAGGGCAAGGTGAACCAAGGACCAAAGCCTTGCTACGGTACTACTATGTTTTCAACATTGCCCAGTGTGATAACTTACCGGAAGTACTTACAATCCCCTTTGACCAGTACGACATCGGCCGTATCGGTGCCTGCGACGAGATCATTGAGCGCATGCCTAATTGTCCAAGCATTAAGCATGTTAAGCAAAAAGCCTATTATGACCCGGGCAAGGACGTCATTAACATGCCAAAACAAGGAAGTTTTTCCACTCCTGAAAGCTACTACTGTACCCTCTTCCATGAACTCATCCACAGCACCGGGCACCAAAGCCGGCTCAACCGTAAAGGCATTACGGAAGAGGCTAACTACGCTTCCATACCCTATAGTATGGAAGAATTGATTGCCGAGATCGGGGCCTGCTATTTGAATTCGGTAGCAGGGATCATTGACAAGGAGTTTGACAACAGCGTTGCCTACATCAAAGGCTGGATTGAAGCATTGCGTAATGACAAGCGCTTAATAATCTTTGCTAGCGGCCAAGCGCAGCGAGGTGTGGATTATATTCTGAATGCTTCTTCAAAACAGAAGAAAGAGTCGGTGAATGACGAAGTACTAAGGAAAAAATGA
- a CDS encoding DNA/RNA non-specific endonuclease, giving the protein MKRLITILLCFWISTAIGQDTVTIVHHRYTTTFDTVLHYPVKVHWLVNAADVCPKGKPHHIERTNDFRPDSLLLSHTDLQPFYHLIVKKYDRGHNMDAADNSCNLADMHECFFFSNMTAQTKHLNQITWEQLEEHTRAMALSFGSAEVWCGSYGRKAKSGPMTIPSKCWKIIRYNQTIEAYVFPNTSTVSKKKYTQYKTTVAAIRAASHLPLAEIPQ; this is encoded by the coding sequence ATGAAAAGACTGATCACCATTTTGCTGTGCTTTTGGATAAGTACGGCAATTGGTCAAGACACGGTGACTATCGTCCATCATCGCTATACGACCACCTTTGACACGGTGCTGCACTATCCGGTGAAAGTTCACTGGTTGGTTAACGCGGCCGATGTGTGCCCGAAGGGCAAGCCTCATCATATCGAGCGCACCAATGACTTCAGGCCGGATTCACTGTTGCTGTCTCATACGGATCTGCAACCGTTCTACCATCTCATCGTGAAGAAGTACGACCGGGGCCACAACATGGATGCTGCGGATAATTCCTGCAACCTGGCTGATATGCATGAGTGTTTTTTCTTTTCGAATATGACTGCGCAAACCAAGCATTTGAATCAGATTACCTGGGAGCAACTGGAAGAACACACGCGCGCGATGGCGCTTAGTTTCGGGAGTGCCGAGGTCTGGTGTGGCAGTTACGGCAGGAAAGCCAAAAGTGGCCCAATGACCATACCGTCGAAGTGCTGGAAGATTATCCGGTACAATCAAACTATCGAAGCTTATGTCTTTCCAAATACATCAACGGTGAGTAAGAAGAAATATACGCAATATAAAACTACGGTAGCCGCCATACGTGCAGCTTCTCATTTACCATTAGCTGAAATCCCGCAATAA
- a CDS encoding type IV secretion system DNA-binding domain-containing protein, which produces MVEQFYAWERRGRGWYKADSAADLEPPFEPFRGHFIEHDEIIDDGRTPSFFATIAELVAPKPPLPPKKSELPILQAYPFQDESPLSLFVVHFPRAAKPTMSRMEQLLVMLSYKNLPMSFEVIGTAEAIVVQVTSREGDANFLFSQCKAFFPDCIITEPDEDLLVEALDTDRALSVVDFGLAEEFMLPLLTHATDPDPYLSLFGLVDHLQRDETIALQILFNGTVNAWAESTLLAVCDDSGRQSFFLDAPEMPQLAKQKLSAPLCAVSVRLVTLAPQSDRASELLQYAAIAIMQATKSAHNSLLPLSDTVYTAIERVVDIAFRRSHRVGMLLNTAELSALAHFPTVSNAKLHYHTRTTKAAPGWYIGDEYVIGVNVHQGSTALASLSRETRLRHLHILGATGTGKSTLLHSLILQDIYSGTGCCVLDPHGDLIDNVLNHIPASRIDDVLLIDPTDPDFVIPFNILSAHSDSEREMLASDLVGLFKRFSTSWGDQMHSVLANAILTLLYNTKPWHVGDLKRFLIETAFRKTVLDSVTDPDLMYYWLHQFPLLKGGSIGPLVTRLDSFLRPKSIRNMLCQTKSIDVAGCMDSSKIILVKLPQGLIGLDNSYLLGALIVSKLQQCAMARQAQASTSREPFFIYIDEFPHFITPSMALILSGARKYGVGLVLAHQDMQQVVHADADLAASLMANAGTRICFRLGDTDAKRFQEGFSGFNAEDFQRLAVGEAIARVGGMDTDFSVSVYPFSQEALPNLAEAIRAHSQKQFGIAIQLHENAEILEPVRPTTVALAVSNSEIAEEPSKDVETGGQVREHRYTQTFIKKMAEEYGYIATLEYPTTDGKGFIDLVLQKEEKKIAIEITVSTDPAWEVHNIEKCLSDGFDDIVVCCTDAKKLTRIQDMVKKNLAPDICGCVRYINPQDIAAIVAPTHVSAPAETVMKGYRVKVQYEPGGVDKQALLKRIAAGGKKSS; this is translated from the coding sequence TTGGTTGAGCAATTTTACGCCTGGGAACGCCGGGGCAGGGGATGGTATAAGGCTGACAGCGCAGCAGACCTTGAGCCGCCATTTGAGCCATTTCGAGGGCATTTTATCGAACATGATGAGATCATCGATGATGGCAGGACGCCGTCTTTTTTCGCAACGATAGCGGAACTCGTTGCCCCCAAACCACCGTTGCCTCCAAAGAAATCAGAGCTCCCGATACTTCAGGCGTATCCTTTTCAGGATGAATCACCATTGTCATTGTTTGTGGTGCACTTCCCCCGCGCCGCCAAACCCACTATGTCGCGCATGGAACAACTGTTGGTGATGCTCTCATACAAGAACCTGCCGATGAGTTTTGAAGTGATCGGCACGGCCGAGGCTATTGTGGTGCAGGTTACTTCCCGGGAGGGCGATGCTAACTTTCTCTTTAGCCAATGTAAAGCGTTCTTTCCTGATTGCATCATCACCGAGCCTGACGAAGACCTCTTAGTGGAGGCGCTTGACACAGACCGGGCACTGTCGGTAGTTGATTTTGGCTTGGCCGAGGAATTCATGCTGCCATTACTCACCCACGCCACCGACCCTGATCCGTACCTGTCGCTGTTTGGTTTGGTCGACCATTTGCAAAGGGACGAAACTATCGCGCTACAAATTCTTTTTAATGGCACGGTCAACGCCTGGGCAGAAAGCACCCTGCTGGCAGTGTGCGACGATTCCGGCAGGCAATCGTTTTTCCTGGATGCGCCGGAGATGCCGCAGCTGGCAAAGCAAAAGCTTTCCGCACCACTGTGCGCGGTGTCAGTGCGACTGGTGACACTGGCACCGCAATCAGATCGGGCCAGTGAATTGCTGCAATACGCTGCCATTGCAATAATGCAGGCCACCAAAAGCGCCCACAACAGCCTGTTGCCTCTGTCAGACACCGTATACACTGCCATCGAGCGAGTGGTTGACATTGCGTTTCGCCGCAGCCATCGCGTGGGGATGCTCCTCAATACCGCAGAGCTGTCGGCCCTTGCCCATTTCCCGACGGTCAGCAACGCCAAACTCCACTATCACACCCGCACTACTAAAGCGGCACCCGGATGGTATATCGGGGACGAATATGTCATCGGTGTCAACGTGCACCAGGGCAGCACTGCACTCGCCAGCCTTTCACGAGAAACACGACTCCGGCACCTTCATATCCTTGGCGCCACCGGCACCGGTAAATCAACCCTTTTGCATAGCCTCATTCTTCAGGACATATACAGTGGTACGGGCTGTTGCGTTCTTGACCCACACGGTGATCTTATTGACAACGTGCTCAATCATATTCCGGCATCCCGCATCGACGATGTATTGCTCATTGACCCGACAGACCCGGACTTTGTCATCCCCTTCAATATCCTGTCCGCCCATTCTGATAGTGAGCGGGAAATGCTGGCCTCTGATTTGGTGGGCTTGTTTAAACGGTTCAGCACGTCCTGGGGCGACCAAATGCACAGCGTGCTTGCGAATGCCATACTCACACTGCTTTATAACACCAAACCCTGGCATGTGGGCGATTTGAAACGCTTTCTCATTGAAACGGCCTTCCGGAAAACAGTCTTAGACAGCGTGACCGACCCCGACCTGATGTACTATTGGCTGCACCAGTTCCCACTGCTCAAAGGCGGGTCCATCGGCCCCTTGGTGACCAGGCTGGATAGTTTCCTGCGGCCCAAAAGCATCAGGAACATGCTCTGTCAAACCAAAAGCATTGACGTGGCCGGGTGCATGGATAGCTCGAAGATCATCCTGGTGAAATTGCCGCAGGGATTGATTGGCCTGGATAATAGCTATCTATTAGGCGCGCTGATCGTTTCAAAGCTCCAACAGTGCGCTATGGCACGACAGGCCCAGGCCAGCACCTCACGCGAGCCCTTCTTTATTTATATTGACGAATTTCCTCACTTTATTACGCCGTCGATGGCTTTGATCCTCTCCGGGGCACGGAAATACGGGGTTGGGTTGGTGCTGGCACATCAGGACATGCAGCAGGTCGTACATGCCGACGCCGACCTAGCCGCAAGTCTCATGGCCAACGCCGGGACGCGTATCTGTTTCCGGCTGGGGGACACGGATGCCAAGCGTTTCCAGGAAGGGTTTAGTGGCTTCAATGCTGAGGATTTTCAGCGTCTGGCAGTGGGTGAGGCGATTGCACGCGTCGGTGGGATGGATACTGATTTTTCTGTCAGTGTATACCCGTTCAGCCAGGAAGCGCTGCCCAATTTGGCAGAAGCGATCAGGGCGCACTCACAGAAGCAGTTTGGTATTGCCATACAGCTGCATGAGAACGCAGAAATATTAGAGCCGGTTCGCCCAACTACCGTTGCGCTAGCCGTGAGCAACAGTGAGATCGCGGAAGAACCTTCAAAAGACGTTGAAACGGGGGGACAGGTCAGAGAGCATCGCTACACCCAAACCTTTATCAAAAAGATGGCTGAAGAATATGGCTACATCGCTACCCTGGAATACCCCACCACCGACGGCAAGGGCTTCATTGATCTGGTCTTGCAAAAGGAAGAGAAGAAAATCGCCATTGAAATTACCGTTTCCACAGACCCGGCGTGGGAGGTGCACAATATCGAGAAGTGCCTTAGCGACGGGTTCGACGACATCGTCGTGTGCTGCACCGACGCGAAGAAATTGACCCGGATTCAGGATATGGTTAAAAAGAATCTAGCACCGGATATTTGCGGCTGCGTGCGCTATATTAACCCGCAGGACATTGCCGCTATTGTCGCACCAACGCACGTGTCGGCACCCGCGGAGACGGTGATGAAAGGGTATCGGGTAAAAGTGCAATATGAGCCTGGTGGCGTAGATAAACAGGCGTTGCTCAAGCGCATTGCCGCTGGTGGCAAAAAAAGCTCATGA
- a CDS encoding helix-turn-helix domain-containing protein: MIKGGTNRRNDVAIQTVARNMRKYRLQKNLTMTALANIIGVDYSQISRMERGKVNANISIIFDIAAVLEISPMLLVEQEHP; this comes from the coding sequence ATGATTAAGGGAGGAACAAACCGGCGCAACGACGTGGCGATACAAACGGTTGCACGCAATATGAGGAAGTATCGGCTGCAAAAGAACCTGACCATGACAGCGTTGGCCAATATCATCGGCGTCGATTACTCGCAAATCAGCCGCATGGAACGCGGCAAGGTCAATGCGAATATTTCCATTATTTTCGACATTGCGGCTGTATTGGAAATCTCTCCCATGCTGTTAGTTGAACAAGAGCACCCATGA
- a CDS encoding SHOCT domain-containing protein yields the protein MGKRLAEYSASNGRTYHVGDTIKLGQGSAPNGTFRYVQYGGWLVFMINGNQADDHNIEKTYSGYGAIVKKIHSFKAHGIQKVVFAVDIGGGSNFDLWIEDAIASCEIVDCKGKQVQATVVTQSDDQFDKLKKLKALLDSGAITQAEYDAQKKKLLNQ from the coding sequence TTGGGAAAACGACTGGCCGAATACAGCGCATCCAATGGCAGAACATACCATGTCGGGGACACCATCAAGCTTGGCCAGGGCTCGGCCCCCAACGGTACCTTCCGCTACGTGCAGTATGGCGGCTGGCTGGTATTCATGATAAACGGCAATCAGGCAGACGACCATAATATTGAGAAGACCTATTCCGGCTATGGTGCCATCGTTAAGAAAATACACAGCTTTAAGGCACACGGCATTCAAAAAGTGGTGTTTGCCGTCGATATCGGCGGCGGAAGCAATTTCGATCTGTGGATTGAGGATGCCATTGCCTCCTGCGAAATCGTGGACTGCAAAGGCAAACAAGTTCAGGCCACAGTGGTGACACAGTCCGATGATCAATTCGACAAACTCAAAAAATTAAAGGCGTTGCTTGATAGCGGGGCCATCACCCAGGCAGAGTACGATGCCCAAAAGAAGAAGCTGTTGAACCAATAA